One Nicotiana tomentosiformis chromosome 4, ASM39032v3, whole genome shotgun sequence genomic window carries:
- the LOC138909595 gene encoding uncharacterized protein has product MSPVTYSQGFIQVPPNELNVMGSPWLFAALCMDVIGPVEPVASNRHHFILVAIDYITKWVKASTYKAVTKKVMADFVCNNIVCKFGILESIITDNASNLNSDIMREICKKFEIIRPQLHSL; this is encoded by the coding sequence ATGTCACCAGTGACATATTCACAGGGATTCATCCAGGTTCCACCTAATGAGCTGAATGTAATGGGTTCTCCTTGGTTGTTCGCCGCTTTGTGCATGGACGTGATTGGACCTGTAGAACCCGTCGCATCAAACAGACATCATTTCATCCTAGTAGCCATCGACTACATCACCAAATGGGTCAAAGCATCAACATATAAGGCCGTCACGAAGAAAGTGATGGCAGATTTTGTCTGTAATAACATAGTCTGCAAATTCGGGATCCTAGAgtcaatcatcactgacaatgcatcCAATCTCAATAGCGATATCATGAGGGAGATTTGCAAAAAGTTCGAAATCATCCGCCCGCAGCTCCACAGCCTATAG
- the LOC138909594 gene encoding uncharacterized protein — protein MGNLGKKAFVPECVPGPAQGSAPEHDIVDGMGRLFVTMIEKCCDEADIKTLTIQDAEPGEALVMPFGLKKVGATYMRAMATLFHDMLHKEIEVYVDDVIIKSRRSADHLRDLKKFFKHLWRYSLKLNPAKYVFGVPARKLLGFIVSRKGIELDPSKIKSIEDFPPPKSKKDVMSFLGRLNYISKFIAQSTKDIKGKALADHLAENPVDKDYKPLTTYFPDEEVLFTGEDIAESYPGWRMFFNGATHFKGVGIEAVLISKTGQHYPASTKIRFPCTNNITKYEACTLRLTMAVDMNIKELLIIRDSGLLKHQFQGEWTTKKVKILRYLHCVNELCKKFMKIEFKHVPKIQNEFDDALATLSFMIQNSHKNYINPIEIEVRDQHAYCFHVDEEPCGKMWYYDIKRFLEAREYPENATSGQKRH, from the exons ATGGGTAACCTTGGGAAGAAGGCCTTTGTACCAGAGTGTGTTCCGGGTCCGGCTCAGGGCTCAGCACCAGAGCATGACATTGTTGATGGAATGGGAAGATTGTTTGTGACTATGATCGAGAAATGTTGCGACGAAGCTGATATCAAGACATTGACCATTCAGGATGCCGAACCAGGAGAGGCTTT ggtcatgccatttggtctCAAGAAAGTCGGTGCtacctatatgagggccatggcgaccctctttcatgacatgctccacaaggaaatagaggtatatgtggatgatgtcataaTCAAGTCTCGTAGAAGTGCAGATCATTTGAGAGACTTGAAGAAGTTCTTTAAACATTTGTGGAggtacagtttgaagttgaaccctgcaaaatATGTATTCGGAGTCCCCGCCAGAAAACTATTAGGTTTTATCGTTAGCAGGAAAGGGATAGAGTTGGATCCTTCAAAGATCAAGTCCATTGAAGATTTTCCACCACCTAAGAGTAAGAAAGACGTGATGAGTTTCCTCGGTAGATTAAACTACATCAGCAAGTTCATAGCTCAGTCAACG AAAGATATCAAAGGAAAAGCATTGGCCGATCATCTCGCAGAGAACCCAGTGGATAAGGATTACAAGCCACTCACTACATACTTCCCAGATGAAGAAGTGTTATTCACAGGGGAGGATATTGCAGAGTCATACCcaggatggagaatgtttttcaaTGGAGCAACACATTTTAAAGGTGTAGGGATCGAGGCAGTCCTAATTTCTAAAACAGGACAACACTACCCAGCCTCAACCAAGATAAGGTTCCCTTGCACAAATAATATAACAAAATATGAAGCATGCACCCTTCGGCTAACAATGGCAGTCGACATGAACATCAAGGAGCTTCTGATCATAAGAGATTCTGGTTTATTAAAACATCAATTTCAAGGTGAATGGACCACCAAAAAGGTCAAAATCCTTCGGTACCTGCACTGCGTGAATGAGTTGTGCAAGAAATTCATGAAGAtcgagttcaaacatgttcccaAAATTCAGAATGAGTTTGATGACGCTCTTGCAACCTTGTCCTTTATGATCCAGAATTCACACAAGAATTACATCAACCCCATTGAGATAGAGGTTCGGGATCAACATGCGTATTGTTTCCATGTAGATGAAGAGCCATGCGGTAAGATGTGGTACTATGATATCAAAAGGTTCCTTGAAGCAAGAGAATACCCAGAGAATGCCACTAGTGGTCAGAAACGACATTAA